The Streptomyces tendae genome has a window encoding:
- a CDS encoding TrmH family RNA methyltransferase has product MGEIITVDDPADPRLHDYTDLTDVELRRRREPAEGLFIAEGEKVIRRAGEAGYAMRSMLLSQKWVDVMRDVIDRSDTPVYVVEPALAEEVTGYHVHRGALASMRRRPLPAAADVLRTARRVVVMESVNDHTNIGAIFRSAAALGMDAVLLSPDCADPLYRRSVKVSMGAVFSVPYARLETWPKDLTPVREAGFTVLALTPDERARSLDEAAPHRMERVALMLGAEGSGLSARALAAADAWVRIPMSHGVDSLNVGAAAAVAFYAVTAGRPRE; this is encoded by the coding sequence ATGGGCGAGATCATCACCGTCGACGACCCCGCCGACCCGCGCCTGCACGACTACACCGACCTCACCGACGTCGAACTGCGCCGCCGCCGCGAACCCGCCGAGGGCCTGTTCATCGCCGAGGGCGAGAAGGTCATCAGGCGCGCCGGGGAGGCCGGTTACGCCATGCGGTCCATGCTCCTGTCGCAGAAGTGGGTCGACGTCATGCGGGACGTCATCGACCGCTCCGACACCCCGGTGTACGTCGTGGAGCCCGCGCTCGCCGAAGAGGTCACCGGCTACCATGTGCACCGCGGCGCGCTCGCCTCCATGCGGCGTCGGCCCCTGCCCGCCGCCGCCGACGTGCTGCGCACGGCCCGCCGCGTGGTCGTCATGGAGTCGGTCAACGACCACACCAACATTGGCGCGATCTTCCGCTCCGCCGCCGCCCTCGGCATGGACGCGGTGCTGCTCTCCCCGGACTGCGCCGACCCGCTGTACCGCCGCAGCGTCAAGGTCTCCATGGGGGCCGTCTTCTCCGTGCCGTACGCCCGCCTGGAGACCTGGCCGAAGGACCTCACGCCGGTCCGTGAGGCGGGATTCACCGTGCTCGCCCTCACCCCGGACGAGCGGGCCCGGTCCCTCGACGAGGCGGCCCCGCACCGGATGGAGCGGGTGGCGCTGATGCTCGGCGCGGAGGGCAGCGGCCTGTCGGCCCGCGCCCTGGCCGCCGCCGACGCCTGGGTCCGCATCCCGATGTCCCACGGCGTCGACTCGCTCAACGTGGGCGCGGCGGCCGCGGTCGCCTTCTACGCCGTGACGGCGGGCCGGCCGCGGGAGTAG
- a CDS encoding serine/threonine-protein kinase codes for MNMAMMRLRREDPRVVGSFRLHRRLGAGGMGVVYLGSDKKGQRVALKVIRPDLAEDQEFRSRFAREVSAARRIRGGCTARLVAADLEADRPWFATQYVPGPSLHDKVADEGPLGAAEVAAVGAALSEGLVAVHEAGVVHRDLKPSNILLSPKGPRIIDFGIAWATGASTLTHVGTAVGSPGFLAPEQVRGAAVTPATDVFSLGATLAYASMGDSPFGHGSSEVMLYRVVHEEAQLQGVPDALAPLVRACLAKDPEERPSTLQLSLRLKEIAAREAQGLADVRPPAPRTPESERPTGRLADTYPERDARRQGGRATPPRGASAGRGPGPVSRGGGPTPSRGGRGVPASRGGGAPRDGAPRQGSPSRPRPRPGPASRGTTRPGTGTGGRRPAPRTTGSGLRPANPRLLRQRLFVFVVVTLVVALGIALVQGCQGPS; via the coding sequence ATGAACATGGCGATGATGCGCCTGAGGCGCGAGGACCCGCGCGTCGTCGGCTCTTTCAGGCTTCACCGACGGCTCGGCGCGGGCGGGATGGGCGTGGTCTACCTGGGCTCCGACAAGAAGGGGCAGCGGGTCGCGCTGAAGGTGATCCGTCCCGATCTGGCGGAGGACCAGGAGTTCCGCTCGCGGTTCGCCCGCGAGGTCTCGGCGGCCCGGCGCATCAGGGGCGGCTGCACCGCCCGGCTGGTCGCCGCCGACCTGGAGGCGGACCGCCCCTGGTTCGCCACCCAGTACGTGCCGGGCCCGTCGCTGCACGACAAGGTCGCCGACGAGGGCCCGCTGGGCGCCGCCGAAGTGGCCGCCGTCGGCGCCGCCCTGTCCGAGGGGCTCGTCGCCGTGCACGAGGCCGGTGTGGTGCACCGGGATCTCAAGCCGTCCAACATCCTGCTGTCCCCGAAGGGGCCGCGGATCATCGACTTCGGCATCGCCTGGGCCACGGGCGCCTCGACGCTCACGCACGTCGGCACGGCCGTCGGCTCGCCCGGCTTCCTCGCCCCCGAGCAGGTGCGCGGCGCGGCCGTCACCCCCGCCACCGACGTGTTCTCGCTGGGCGCCACGCTCGCCTACGCGTCGATGGGCGACTCCCCCTTCGGACACGGCAGTTCCGAGGTGATGCTGTACCGCGTGGTGCACGAGGAGGCCCAGCTGCAGGGGGTCCCGGACGCGCTGGCCCCGCTGGTCCGCGCCTGTCTGGCGAAGGACCCCGAGGAGCGGCCCAGCACGCTGCAACTGTCGCTGCGGCTCAAGGAGATCGCCGCGCGTGAGGCGCAGGGCCTCGCCGACGTCCGGCCGCCCGCGCCGCGCACCCCGGAGTCCGAACGGCCCACCGGGCGCCTCGCGGACACCTATCCGGAGCGGGACGCCCGCAGGCAGGGCGGCCGGGCCACTCCCCCGCGCGGTGCGTCGGCCGGGCGCGGTCCGGGTCCCGTGTCCCGGGGCGGTGGCCCGACACCCTCACGGGGCGGCCGCGGTGTCCCGGCGTCCCGGGGAGGCGGTGCGCCCCGCGACGGTGCGCCCCGCCAGGGCTCGCCCTCGCGGCCCAGGCCGCGCCCGGGCCCCGCGTCGCGCGGCACCACGCGGCCCGGCACCGGCACGGGCGGCCGCCGGCCCGCGCCCCGGACGACCGGGTCCGGTCTGCGTCCGGCCAATCCGCGCCTGCTCAGGCAGCGGTTGTTCGTGTTCGTGGTGGTGACGCTGGTGGTGGCGCTCGGTATCGCGCTGGTGCAGGGCTGCCAGGGCCCGTCCTGA
- a CDS encoding phosphotransferase enzyme family protein — protein MTPDLPSALTARAAQAAHARAVACACVAATLAHREDTTVVRHAATVAKAHAPGTDPAELARRVAVAAGLPGVLLPPLAPSPVELHGRPVTYWPYGTPVDPGDPDAAPWEEAATLLARLHLAPLPAGLPPMRGPEKAARAVALLRDTASRHPAAAPLLDAWAELPAWARGEEPAPGPARLCHGDFHLGQLIRRAGPGHPWLLIDVDDLGPGTPVWDLARPAAWYACGMLDPDAWHRFLTAYRAAGGPAVPADGDPWTVLDVPARALTVQTAARAVTKAVAAGRALDEVEESLVDACARMRSAPAPSPAD, from the coding sequence GTGACCCCGGACCTGCCCTCCGCCCTGACCGCCCGCGCCGCGCAGGCGGCCCACGCGAGAGCCGTCGCCTGCGCCTGCGTCGCGGCCACCCTGGCCCACCGCGAGGACACCACCGTCGTCCGGCACGCCGCCACCGTGGCCAAGGCGCACGCCCCCGGCACCGACCCCGCCGAACTGGCCCGGCGCGTCGCCGTCGCCGCCGGCCTCCCCGGCGTCCTGCTGCCCCCGCTCGCCCCGAGCCCGGTCGAACTGCACGGCCGCCCGGTCACGTACTGGCCCTACGGCACCCCCGTGGACCCCGGCGACCCGGACGCCGCTCCCTGGGAGGAGGCGGCCACCCTCCTCGCCCGCCTGCACCTCGCCCCGCTGCCCGCCGGCCTGCCCCCGATGCGCGGGCCCGAGAAGGCGGCCCGGGCCGTCGCCCTCCTCCGGGACACCGCGTCCCGCCATCCCGCCGCCGCCCCTTTGCTGGACGCCTGGGCGGAACTGCCCGCGTGGGCCCGGGGAGAGGAACCGGCGCCGGGCCCCGCACGCCTCTGCCACGGCGACTTCCACCTCGGCCAGCTGATACGCCGGGCCGGGCCCGGCCACCCCTGGCTGCTGATCGACGTGGACGACCTGGGCCCCGGCACACCCGTGTGGGACCTGGCCCGCCCCGCCGCCTGGTACGCCTGCGGCATGCTCGACCCCGACGCCTGGCACCGCTTCCTGACCGCCTACCGCGCGGCAGGCGGTCCGGCCGTACCGGCCGACGGCGACCCGTGGACCGTGCTGGACGTCCCGGCCCGCGCGCTGACCGTCCAGACCGCCGCCCGCGCCGTCACCAAGGCGGTCGCCGCGGGCCGGGCGCTGGACGAGGTGGAGGAGTCGCTGGTCGACGCCTGTGCCCGCATGCGGTCCGCGCCCGCGCCGTCCCCGGCGGACTGA
- a CDS encoding zf-TFIIB domain-containing protein — protein sequence MQCPKCRAPMHTYNRNGVQIEQCSGCRGIFLDYGELESLTRLESQWSQPAAPPPPAAPQAYPPAAPQAPAWGAPHGGHYGHRRQKSFGHMLFSS from the coding sequence ATGCAGTGTCCGAAGTGCCGTGCCCCCATGCACACGTACAACCGCAACGGTGTCCAGATCGAGCAGTGCAGCGGGTGCCGGGGCATCTTCCTCGACTACGGCGAGCTCGAGTCGCTGACCCGGCTGGAGTCCCAGTGGTCGCAGCCCGCCGCCCCGCCCCCGCCCGCCGCACCCCAGGCGTACCCGCCCGCGGCACCGCAGGCCCCGGCGTGGGGAGCGCCGCACGGCGGCCACTACGGCCACCGCCGCCAGAAGAGCTTCGGCCACATGCTCTTCTCCAGCTGA
- a CDS encoding chorismate-binding protein, with the protein MLDLPPLARFGDRVATGLADVTDDPAALDSTGFWAVAADFEGRLTCARFRDVRDEPVPRPVPGAWRGPAAGDWTSSLDRAAYTTAVRRIRDHIAAGEVYQANLCRVLSAPVSPDADVDALTALLARGNPAPYAGTIRLPRHGVEIATASPELFLRRDGRVVESGPIKGTGRTEQDLLEKDYAENVMIVDLVRNDIGQVCATGTVTVPDLCAVEKHPGLFHLVSTVRGELRDGQGWPELLGAAFPPGSVTGAPKSSALRIIEALEPAPRGPYCGGIGWVDADRGTGVLAVGIRTFWIDRDTRGAAVLRFGTGAGITWGSDPEGEWRETELKASRLLAVASGTYQVSERIRT; encoded by the coding sequence GTGCTCGACCTGCCACCTCTCGCGCGCTTCGGTGACCGCGTCGCCACCGGCCTCGCCGACGTCACCGACGACCCCGCCGCCCTCGACTCCACGGGCTTCTGGGCCGTCGCCGCCGACTTCGAGGGCCGTCTGACCTGCGCCCGTTTCCGGGACGTCCGGGACGAGCCGGTGCCCCGGCCGGTGCCGGGGGCGTGGCGGGGACCGGCGGCCGGTGACTGGACGTCCTCCCTCGACCGCGCCGCGTACACGACGGCGGTGCGTCGCATCCGCGACCACATAGCCGCGGGCGAGGTGTACCAGGCGAACCTCTGCCGCGTCCTGTCCGCGCCGGTGTCCCCGGACGCCGACGTGGACGCCCTCACCGCGCTGCTGGCCCGCGGCAACCCGGCGCCGTACGCAGGAACGATTCGGCTGCCCCGGCACGGCGTGGAGATCGCCACCGCGTCCCCCGAGCTGTTCCTGCGCCGGGACGGTCGGGTCGTCGAGTCCGGCCCCATCAAGGGCACCGGCCGGACCGAGCAGGACCTGCTGGAGAAGGACTACGCCGAGAACGTCATGATCGTCGACCTGGTCCGCAACGACATCGGGCAGGTCTGCGCCACCGGCACGGTCACGGTGCCCGACCTGTGCGCCGTCGAGAAGCACCCCGGTCTGTTCCACCTGGTGTCGACGGTCCGCGGCGAGCTGCGGGACGGCCAGGGATGGCCCGAACTGCTCGGCGCGGCCTTCCCGCCCGGGTCCGTCACCGGGGCGCCCAAGTCCAGCGCCCTGCGGATCATCGAGGCCCTGGAACCGGCACCGCGCGGCCCCTACTGCGGCGGGATCGGCTGGGTCGACGCCGACCGCGGCACCGGTGTGCTCGCCGTCGGCATCCGCACCTTCTGGATCGACCGGGACACGCGGGGCGCGGCCGTGCTGCGGTTCGGCACCGGCGCCGGCATCACCTGGGGCTCCGATCCCGAGGGGGAGTGGCGGGAGACCGAGCTGAAGGCCTCCCGGCTGCTCGCGGTAGCGTCGGGGACGTACCAGGTGAGCGAAAGGATCCGGACGTGA
- a CDS encoding aminotransferase class IV: MKIWLDGALRDIESARVSVLDHGLTVGDGIFETVKAVDGRPFALTRHLDRLTRSARGLGLPDPDLDEVRRACAAVLEANPVPLGRLRLTYTGGRGPLGSDRGEHGTTLVVALGGTTRRPDSTAVVTVPWTRNERGALTGLKTTSYAENVVALARAREHGATEALFANTVGQLCEGTGSNVFVVLDGEIHTPPLASGCLAGITRALVAEWTGAKETDLPLDVLRDADEIFLTSTLRDVQAVHRVDDRELSAAPGPVTAKAMRVFDERSAADIDP; the protein is encoded by the coding sequence GTGAAGATCTGGCTCGACGGCGCGCTGCGGGACATCGAGTCCGCCCGCGTCTCCGTCCTCGACCACGGACTGACCGTGGGCGACGGCATCTTCGAGACGGTGAAGGCCGTGGACGGGCGGCCGTTCGCCCTCACCCGGCATCTCGACCGGCTGACCCGCTCGGCCCGCGGGCTCGGGCTGCCCGACCCCGACCTCGACGAGGTACGCCGCGCCTGCGCCGCCGTCCTCGAGGCCAACCCCGTGCCGCTCGGCCGGCTGCGCCTCACCTACACCGGAGGGCGGGGCCCGCTGGGCTCCGACCGCGGCGAGCACGGCACCACCCTCGTGGTCGCCCTCGGCGGGACCACCCGCCGCCCCGACTCCACGGCCGTCGTCACCGTGCCCTGGACCCGCAACGAGCGCGGCGCCCTCACCGGCCTGAAGACCACCTCGTACGCCGAGAACGTCGTCGCCCTCGCCCGCGCCCGTGAACACGGCGCCACCGAGGCGCTGTTCGCCAACACGGTCGGACAGCTCTGCGAAGGCACCGGGTCGAACGTCTTCGTCGTCCTCGACGGCGAGATCCACACCCCGCCGCTCGCCTCCGGCTGCCTCGCGGGCATCACCCGCGCCCTGGTCGCCGAGTGGACCGGCGCCAAGGAGACCGACCTGCCGCTGGACGTCCTGCGGGACGCCGACGAGATCTTCCTCACCTCCACCCTGCGTGACGTGCAGGCCGTCCACCGCGTCGACGACCGTGAACTGTCCGCCGCCCCCGGCCCGGTGACGGCCAAGGCCATGCGGGTCTTCGACGAGCGGTCCGCGGCGGACATCGATCCGTGA
- a CDS encoding GNAT family N-acetyltransferase, with the protein MTTTLRPTEPLQRNPDGTRSRRFHVCVNSRPVGEVHLGTDPVFGDAVARVVSLRIDEPDRRRGRGTVAALAAEEVARTWGCRRIEATVPAEPGTPLSLATALGYVARNRSMEKALGDTPPALPDGTRARPMTEEEFVPWQASSSEDYAQEWVRRGVPEAEARAKAASDQAALLPYGLATEDMVLSVLEHEGTVVGTLWLALRGERAYVYDVETVPAHRGRGHGRSLMLLAEAQATAAGNRALGLNVFAGNTPAERLYASLGYTTTSYSLYKPLM; encoded by the coding sequence ATGACCACCACCCTGCGGCCGACCGAGCCGCTTCAGCGGAACCCCGACGGAACGCGCTCGCGCCGTTTCCACGTCTGCGTGAACAGCCGTCCCGTCGGGGAGGTGCACCTCGGCACGGACCCGGTCTTCGGCGACGCCGTGGCCCGGGTCGTCAGCCTGCGCATCGACGAACCGGACCGGCGGCGCGGCCGGGGCACGGTGGCCGCCCTGGCGGCGGAGGAGGTGGCCCGCACCTGGGGCTGCCGGCGCATCGAGGCCACCGTCCCCGCCGAACCGGGCACTCCCCTCTCCCTCGCCACGGCACTCGGCTACGTCGCGCGCAACCGGTCCATGGAGAAGGCCCTCGGCGACACCCCGCCCGCCCTGCCGGACGGCACGCGCGCACGGCCCATGACCGAGGAGGAGTTCGTCCCCTGGCAGGCCAGTAGCTCGGAGGACTACGCGCAGGAGTGGGTCCGGCGCGGGGTGCCCGAGGCCGAGGCACGCGCCAAGGCCGCCTCCGACCAGGCGGCGCTGCTGCCCTACGGTCTCGCCACGGAGGACATGGTCCTCAGCGTCCTCGAGCACGAGGGCACCGTGGTCGGCACGCTGTGGCTCGCGCTGCGCGGGGAGCGGGCCTACGTGTACGACGTGGAGACCGTGCCGGCGCACCGCGGCCGGGGCCACGGCCGCAGTCTGATGCTCCTGGCCGAGGCCCAGGCTACCGCCGCGGGCAACAGGGCCCTCGGCCTCAACGTCTTTGCCGGCAACACCCCGGCGGAACGGCTCTACGCCTCACTCGGCTACACGACGACGAGCTACTCGCTGTACAAACCACTGATGTGA
- a CDS encoding DsbA family protein, whose protein sequence is MSDSSPARPAAPVLEVWCELQCSDCRTALDDLRALRARYGDRLEIRLRHFPLEKHKHAFAAAQAAEEAWEQGQGWPYVEAVLGRLDELDRRGESFLVEVAAELGLDAEEVDTALIDGRHILVVDADQAEGKAIGVTGTPTYVIGGERLDGGKSQEGLRARIEEIADRLLADQEA, encoded by the coding sequence ATGAGTGACTCCTCCCCCGCCCGCCCCGCCGCCCCCGTTCTCGAGGTGTGGTGCGAGCTGCAGTGCTCCGACTGCCGGACAGCCCTGGACGACCTGCGCGCCCTGCGTGCCCGGTACGGCGACCGCCTGGAGATCCGGCTGCGGCACTTCCCGCTGGAGAAGCACAAGCACGCCTTCGCCGCCGCGCAGGCCGCCGAGGAGGCGTGGGAGCAGGGACAGGGGTGGCCCTACGTGGAGGCCGTGCTGGGCCGGCTCGACGAGCTGGACCGCCGGGGCGAGTCCTTCCTGGTCGAGGTCGCCGCCGAGCTGGGTCTGGACGCCGAGGAGGTCGACACCGCCCTGATCGACGGACGGCACATCCTGGTGGTGGACGCGGACCAGGCCGAGGGCAAGGCGATCGGAGTGACCGGGACGCCGACGTACGTCATCGGCGGCGAGCGGCTCGACGGCGGCAAGAGCCAGGAGGGGCTGCGGGCGCGCATCGAGGAGATCGCGGACCGTCTGCTGGCGGACCAGGAGGCCTGA
- a CDS encoding CGNR zinc finger domain-containing protein yields MLITHDTRCALDTVVDLVNTAPEDDATPDGLPDVAALEAFVRDHKVSEVGTLTEFDLAGVRKIRARFAAVFAAPDARSAATMINELIAAAGTTPRLTDHDGYDWHVHYFAPGASVADHLAADCGMALAFFVVAGEQERLRRCEAPDCRHAFVDLSRNRSRRYCDSRTCGNRLHVAAYRARRKEAAG; encoded by the coding sequence GTGCTGATCACCCATGACACCCGGTGCGCGCTGGACACCGTGGTGGATCTGGTGAACACCGCACCGGAGGACGACGCGACACCGGACGGACTGCCGGACGTCGCGGCCCTCGAGGCGTTCGTGCGGGACCACAAGGTCAGCGAGGTCGGCACGCTCACCGAGTTCGACCTGGCCGGGGTGCGCAAGATCCGCGCCCGGTTCGCCGCGGTCTTCGCCGCGCCCGACGCCCGCAGCGCGGCGACGATGATCAACGAGCTGATCGCTGCGGCCGGCACCACTCCCCGGCTCACCGACCACGACGGCTACGACTGGCACGTGCACTACTTCGCGCCCGGCGCCTCCGTGGCCGACCATCTGGCCGCCGACTGCGGGATGGCGCTGGCGTTCTTCGTGGTCGCCGGTGAGCAGGAGCGGCTGCGCCGCTGCGAGGCACCGGACTGCCGCCACGCCTTCGTCGACCTCTCCCGCAACCGCTCGCGCCGCTACTGCGACAGCCGCACCTGCGGCAACAGGCTGCATGTCGCCGCCTACCGGGCGCGCCGCAAGGAAGCGGCGGGCTGA
- a CDS encoding SsgA family sporulation/cell division regulator codes for MNTTVSCELHLRLVVSSESSLPVPAGLRYDTADPYAVHATFHTGAEETVEWVFARDLLAEGLHRPTGTGDVRVWPSRSHGQGVVCIALSSPEGEALLEAPARALESFLKRTDAAVPPGTEHRHFDLDQELSHILAES; via the coding sequence ATGAACACCACGGTCAGCTGCGAGCTGCACCTGCGCCTCGTTGTGTCGAGCGAGTCCTCCCTGCCTGTCCCCGCAGGCCTGCGGTACGACACGGCCGACCCCTACGCCGTGCACGCCACCTTCCACACCGGAGCCGAGGAAACCGTCGAGTGGGTGTTCGCCCGCGACCTCCTCGCCGAGGGACTTCACCGCCCCACGGGCACCGGCGACGTCCGCGTCTGGCCGTCGCGCAGTCATGGTCAGGGCGTCGTGTGCATCGCCCTGAGCTCTCCGGAGGGGGAAGCCCTGCTCGAGGCCCCGGCGCGGGCCCTGGAGTCCTTCCTGAAGCGCACAGACGCCGCCGTGCCGCCCGGCACGGAACACCGGCACTTCGATCTCGATCAGGAGCTCTCGCACATCCTGGCGGAAAGCTAG
- a CDS encoding TIGR02611 family protein: MNTGSDESVEVAAATHGVTVNEGEGRDERGLGSRAPEFVRARRALHLSWQVGVFVVGLAVVVAGVIMLPLPGPGWVVIFGGMAIWATEFVWAQLVLRWTKRKVTEAAQRALDPRVRRRNIILTSVGLVIVAALAGFYLWKFGLQMPWKIKDQ, encoded by the coding sequence ATGAACACGGGGAGTGACGAGTCCGTCGAGGTCGCGGCGGCGACCCACGGGGTGACGGTGAACGAGGGCGAGGGCCGGGACGAGCGGGGGCTCGGGTCGCGGGCACCCGAGTTCGTCAGAGCGCGGCGGGCGCTGCATCTGAGCTGGCAGGTGGGGGTCTTCGTCGTCGGCCTGGCCGTGGTGGTGGCCGGCGTGATCATGCTGCCGCTGCCCGGCCCGGGCTGGGTCGTGATCTTCGGCGGCATGGCGATCTGGGCGACCGAGTTCGTGTGGGCCCAGCTGGTGCTGCGCTGGACCAAGCGCAAGGTCACCGAGGCGGCCCAGCGGGCGCTTGACCCCAGGGTGCGCCGCCGCAACATCATCCTGACCTCGGTCGGCCTGGTGATCGTGGCCGCGCTGGCCGGCTTCTACCTGTGGAAGTTCGGTCTGCAGATGCCGTGGAAGATCAAGGACCAGTGA
- a CDS encoding SRPBCC family protein — MDRNHYRFRSVWTLSAPAATVYGVLERIEDYPRWWPQVREVARLDDTTGIVTIRSVLPYDLTFTLREGRRDRENGVLEAGLSGDIDGWARWTVTDLGAHGCLTHYEQEVDVRARLLRLLAVPGRPLFRANHALMLRAGRRGLAAHLEAV; from the coding sequence ATGGACCGGAACCATTACCGCTTCCGCAGTGTGTGGACCCTGTCCGCGCCCGCCGCGACCGTGTACGGCGTACTGGAGCGGATCGAGGACTACCCCCGGTGGTGGCCGCAGGTACGGGAGGTCGCCCGCCTCGACGACACCACCGGCATCGTCACGATCCGCTCCGTCCTGCCGTACGACCTGACCTTCACCCTGCGGGAGGGGAGGCGGGACCGGGAGAACGGCGTGCTGGAGGCGGGGCTGTCCGGCGACATCGACGGCTGGGCCCGCTGGACCGTCACCGATCTGGGCGCGCACGGCTGCCTCACCCACTACGAGCAGGAGGTCGACGTCCGCGCGCGGCTGCTGCGTCTGCTGGCCGTGCCCGGCCGGCCCCTCTTCCGCGCCAACCACGCGCTGATGCTGCGGGCCGGGCGGCGCGGACTGGCGGCACACCTCGAAGCGGTTTGA
- a CDS encoding 3'-5' exonuclease, with the protein MTCWYEGPLAAFDTETTGVDVEADRIVSAALVVQDAAGSRPRVTRWLVNPGVPVPAAATQVHGLTDEHLQRNGRWPAPVMYEVAQALAEQAAVGRPVVVMNAPFDLTLLDRELRRHRASSLARWFERTPLLVLDPRVLDKHLDRYRKGRRTLTDLCAHYEVELEGAHDAAADAVAALEVTRAVGRRFAARLERLSPGELHTLQAVWHAAQARGLQAWFARTGTEEVVDPAWPLRPDLPAAA; encoded by the coding sequence ATGACGTGCTGGTACGAGGGGCCGCTGGCCGCCTTTGACACGGAGACGACGGGTGTGGACGTCGAGGCCGACCGGATCGTGTCGGCCGCCCTCGTCGTGCAGGACGCCGCGGGCTCCCGGCCGCGGGTGACCCGCTGGCTGGTGAACCCGGGGGTGCCGGTGCCCGCCGCGGCGACGCAGGTGCACGGGCTGACGGACGAGCATCTGCAGCGCAACGGCCGCTGGCCCGCGCCGGTGATGTACGAGGTCGCCCAGGCGCTGGCGGAGCAGGCGGCGGTGGGCCGGCCGGTGGTGGTGATGAACGCGCCGTTCGATCTGACGCTGCTGGACCGGGAGTTGCGCAGGCACCGGGCGTCGTCGCTGGCCCGCTGGTTCGAGCGGACGCCGCTGCTGGTGCTGGATCCGCGGGTGCTCGACAAGCATCTGGACCGCTACCGCAAGGGCCGCCGCACGCTGACGGATCTGTGCGCGCACTACGAGGTGGAACTGGAGGGCGCGCACGACGCGGCGGCGGACGCGGTGGCGGCCCTGGAGGTCACCCGGGCGGTGGGACGCCGGTTCGCGGCCCGGCTGGAGCGGCTGTCCCCCGGTGAGCTGCACACCCTGCAGGCGGTGTGGCACGCGGCGCAGGCGCGGGGCCTGCAGGCGTGGTTCGCGCGCACGGGCACGGAGGAGGTCGTCGATCCGGCCTGGCCCCTGCGCCCGGACCTGCCGGCAGCGGCGTGA
- a CDS encoding DUF4365 domain-containing protein, whose product MAIAQPERGGLLPERTPAARGTLATTACMETLQVGYLHAVAAAAGCSLSQPFPDNGIDWHVSHSAPGHLVDDEVTIKVQLKATSQIAPHPRGRSFSFTLDNAHLEKLARTPVSVHKILVVMILPRSQDDWLRAHHDRLDLRHCCYWTNLAGHPVTGRRRTTVRIPTSRVFDDRALCEIMTRVGTGGKP is encoded by the coding sequence ATGGCCATCGCGCAGCCCGAACGGGGCGGGCTGCTGCCGGAGCGCACACCGGCCGCTCGCGGCACCCTCGCCACCACCGCCTGCATGGAGACCCTGCAGGTCGGCTATCTGCACGCCGTCGCCGCGGCGGCCGGCTGCTCGCTGTCCCAGCCCTTCCCGGACAACGGCATCGACTGGCACGTCAGCCACAGCGCCCCCGGACACCTGGTCGACGACGAGGTCACCATCAAGGTGCAGCTCAAGGCGACATCGCAGATCGCCCCGCACCCTCGGGGCCGCTCCTTCTCCTTCACGCTGGACAACGCCCACCTGGAGAAGCTCGCCCGCACCCCGGTCTCCGTGCACAAGATCCTCGTCGTGATGATCCTGCCGCGCTCCCAGGACGACTGGCTGCGCGCCCACCACGACCGGCTCGACCTGCGCCACTGCTGCTACTGGACCAACCTCGCCGGGCACCCCGTCACCGGCCGCCGGCGTACCACCGTGCGGATCCCCACCTCACGCGTCTTCGACGACCGGGCGCTGTGCGAGATCATGACGCGGGTCGGGACGGGAGGAAAACCGTGA